In the Choloepus didactylus isolate mChoDid1 chromosome 5, mChoDid1.pri, whole genome shotgun sequence genome, one interval contains:
- the PRRT4 gene encoding proline-rich transmembrane protein 4 isoform X4, translating to MLSLNLGLNFKFHLRGPAAAWGNPVTETQPLSPQLGEELEEEVVSGLRTDSLWELLVGSPGNSVPEWGSAEGSSAPWASSPSLESTSPLSGPMDQPTAPYQPRMGTMTWVTALTATVPPSSAPRPHQSELELKFDVALRAAAAPTLGHRTLPLLPSLRASLAEIAGRLGPFGFFGTTLSPLRNSSGPPSPPGATTFPSSASGVSESPGFFGTTLLPTPSPLERKLSSPSRLDPAASLSSTSIATGSLDPTVPTTGRDDPSPGSFGNPSVQPECGPESCNIGELPEREEQPPAASLPLFFLTLEADWAEARARWGLAWEAHVYGVGALFGLVALLALLALALLPWRCPPGAPCLALLDLLLLSAGTTRAFPLFYDAYGHSDRLPALAWLLLQDLPLPCLAAGLGLACLLLARPRPPRCPAGLAALLLLGLGLAAAAALGSAVHRPLQPLRLASRGLHAFLAALLSGLLLALSCWRGRRRRAGAPLGGSGLKGATPLPQARSPFAPRESWRRAARTAPVAGTFGLLSGALQGYEVLHALGYGGQPGLEGPWPWWAFQLGLRLGEVGVALPLALLGLYPALCSPRVPARCWAKLFRLSPGHAAPLLPGGWVTGPPDKEPPGSAIARGEEELLQLCALAESGPDLLLQGCRGLEGVAANPAPSPASSPCSDYTVDFRPPSPINLRRSIEEALCSEALLAPGLFQGPAFEEARPGTGLYRTTSLGPKTRAEPSGRPEEPSGSPAPPQLPSPGAWPAGSSASSGSLYGLSRDSSSVLLCSSPDRPPRCPLVCVLSPPRPSGNSPGLPASGSHQALSPLSRDSPEPAPELQAEEALLQAQFLDACRQIDELSMGSDTIDL from the exons ATGCTGTCTCTCAACCTGGGACTTAATTTCAAATTCCACCTTCGGGGACCTGCTGCGGCCTGGGGGAACCCTGTCACAGAGACCCAGCCGCTCTCTCCCCAGCTGGGcgaggagctggaggaagaggtagTCAGTGGGCTGAGGACTGACTCCCTTTGGGAACTGCTGGTGGGCTCCCCCGGGAACTCTGTCCCAGAGTGGGGCTCTGCTGAAGGCAGCTCTGCGCCTTGGGCTTCTTCCCCATCTCTGGAGTCCACGTCCCCCCTCTCTGGACCCATGGACCAGCCCACTGCTCCCTATCAGCCCAGGATGGGCACCATGACCTGGGTCACTGCACTGACAGCTACAGTGCCTCCATCTAGTGCTCCCAGGCCCCACCAGAGCGAGCTGGAGCTGAAGTTTGACGTGGCACTGAGGGCGGCTGCAGCCCCCACACTTGGGCATCGGACTTTGCCCTTGCTGCCCAGCCTGCGGGCCAGCCTGGCTGAGATAGCTGGGCGCCTGGGACCCTTTG GGTTCTTTGGCACCACTCTGTCCCCACTCCGGAACTCCTCAGGCCCACCAAGCCCACCAGGTGCAACAACATTCCCAAGTTCTGCCTCCGGAGTTTCAGAATCTCCAG GGTTCTTTGGCACCACTCTGCTCCCGACTCCATCTCCCCTGGAGAGGAAGCTCTCAAGCCCAAGCCGGCTGGACCCAGCTGCTTCCCTAAGCTCTACCTCGATTGCAACAGGATCACTAG ACCCCACCGTCCCCACCACTGGCCGGGATGACCCATCTCCTGGCAGCTTTGGAAACCCTTCAGTGCAGCCCGAGTGTGGGCCCGAGTCCTGCAACATCGGAGAATTGCCTGAGCGTGAGGAGCAGCCCCCTGCGGCTTCGCTGCCCCTCTTCTTCCTGACTCTGGAGGCTGACTGGGCAGAGGCCAGAGCTCGCTGGGGGCTGGCCTGGGAGGCCCATGTGTACGGGGTAGGGGCGCTGTTTGGCCTAGTGGCCCTGCTGGCGCTGCTGGCTCTGGCCCTCTTGCCCTGGCGCTGCCCCCCCGGCGCCCCCTGCCTGGCGCTGCTGGACCTGCTCCTGCTCTCGGCCGGGACCACGCGGGCCTTCCCGCTTTTCTATGACGCCTATGGGCACAGCGACCGACTGCCCGCCCTCGCCTGGTTGCTGCTGCAAGATCTTCCACTGCCCTGCCTGGCCGCTGGTCTGGGGCTGGCTTGCCTGCTGCTGGCCCGGCCGCGCCCGCCGCGGTGCCCCGCCGGCCTGGCCGCGCTGCTGCTcttggggctggggctggccgCGGCCGCCGCCCTCGGGAGCGCCGTCCACCGCCCGCTGCAGCCCCTGCGGCTCGCTTCCCGCGGGCTGCACGCCTTCCTCGCCGCCCTCCTTTCGGGGCTTTTGCTGGCGCTCTCCTGCTGGAGGGGTAGGCGGCGGCGGGCTGGAGCGCCCCTGGGAGGGTCTGGCTTAAAGGGCGCCACCCCTCTGCCGCAGGCGCGCAGTCCCTTCGCTCCGCGGGAGTCCTGGCGGCGCGCGGCGCGCACGGCCCCCGTGGCGGGCACCTTCGGGCTTCTAAGCGGAGCCCTGCAGGGCTACGAGGTGCTGCACGCCCTGGGCTATGGCGGCCAGCCTGGCCTGGAGGGGCCCTGGCCCTGGTGGGCCTTCCAGCTAGGCCTGCGCCTGGGCGAGGTGGGCGTCGCGCTCCCGTTGGCACTGCTGGGCCTCTACCCGGCGCTCTGTAGCCCCCGCGTGCCTGCGCGCTGCTGGGCCAAGCTTTTTCGCTTGTCCCCCGGCCACGCAGCCCCGCTGCTGCCCGGAGGCTGGGTCACCGGGCCCCCGGATAAAGAGCCCCCGGGCAGCGCCATCGCTCGTGGCGAGGAGGAGCTGCTGCAGCTGTGCGCCCTGGCAGAGTCAGGCCCTGACCTGCTACTCCAGGGCTGCCGGGGCTTGGAAGGCGTTGCTGCCAACCCGGCCCCTTCCCCCGCCTCCTCCCCCTGCAGCGATTACACCGTGGACTTTCGCCCGCCCTCCCCTATCAACCTGCGGCGCAGCATCGAGGAGGCCCTCTGCAGCGAAGCCCTACTCGCGCCTGGCCTCTTCCAGGGCCCTGCCTTCGAGGAAGCCCGGCCTGGGACAGGCCTCTACCGCACCACTTCTCTGGGACCAAAGACGCGGGCCGAGCCCAGCGGGAGGCCCGAGGAACCCTCTGGCTCCCCAGCGCCTCCGCAGCTCCCTTCCCCCGGGGCCTGGCCCGCGGGCAGCAGTGCCTCGTCCGGCTCACTGTACGGACTCTCACGGGACAGCTCGTCCGTGTTGCTCTGTTCCAGCCCGGACAGGCCCCCGCGCTGCCCGCTGGTCTGCGTCCTCAGTCCCCCGCGACCTTCAGGAAACAGCCCCGGCCTCCCGGCCTCAGGATCCCACCAGGCCCTGTCCCCACTCTCCCGCGATTCCCCGGAGCCTGCTCCTGAGCTGCAGGCTGAGGAGGCCTTGCTGCAGGCCCAATTCCTGGATGCCTGCCGACAGATAGATGAGTTGAGCATGGGCAGCGACACCATAGACCTGTG